The following DNA comes from Brienomyrus brachyistius isolate T26 chromosome 16, BBRACH_0.4, whole genome shotgun sequence.
ttctctcaatTCTCTCACTTATAATGTGGTTTATGAAAGAAATTCAGGTGCACTAAAAGGCCTCTTTTCACAtattccatcttgctctcctttgagacatacATAGAGACATATTCAGTTGAAAGGGACGcttggggtccaagcacagggtcagctaCTTATCAGGCACTCCTGGAGCATTCTGTGGGGTGAAGGACCCAACGAAGATGTGAAAATTATGCCAAAAGTGGGGCTTAAGTCAGCAACAttctgaccacaggcacagaggcataACCTGTTGAtccaccccccctgcccctcccccaccatggGCATGGGATCCAGAACAATAATGTATAGAGATGACTAAAGTAAATCATTGTCAAATAGAAATGTAGTTAGGAAATAGTTTATATGTTTACATCCTCTAAACTTATACTTTGGCTGTAAGATCATGTGACTTGTTCTTTTATTTTAGCATACTCTGCCCCCAGCTTCACTGAGACGGACAGCACTTTAACTGCTGAGGCAAACACATGGTTTCCTAAACCAAATGTGACCTGGTCAGACCATTCCGGGAACATACTAAACGACAATACCAGCCTCTTCACAAACTATATGGGCATCTCCCGTGTGCTGAGCAGGCTGAAGCAGCCGGTTCTCCTAAATGAATCATATACCTGCCTCATCCAGAACAACCTGGTAAAATCTGTGtccaatgcaacaattacaggtAAACAAAGTACTCCAATGACAGCTGATCTTATAGCAACAGGTCCACACACAATGGCACTTGTTGAAAGAGGGCACTAAAATTTGTTAACAGACAAAAAATTTATAGATGCACCTTTCCTACACGAtcaataaaataattttctAAGTGAGAGTCAGTAAGTCTCGCTTCCCTTTGGTCTACAGGAACAGGAGTATTGGGGACAACGTCCTTCACCTTCAACATGTCGCCAGTGCTGCTGCCTGAGTGGCTGAGTCTCCTTATCTCTCTCCATCCCTTGCTGTGCTGGCGGTTCTAACACAGAACCAAACGTTACTGGCTGTTCAGTACTCTGCTGTCTGTTCCATTGAAAACGGTGACAAAATCACTGAGCTCACCTGAATatagaaaaaaaactaacaaagaGAATCGCTGGACCACTTGTTGAAAACAAAGCCAAATACCAAATTGCAAAATAAGATCATGCTCTTTACTCACAATAGTAAAAGCAAAAAAGGTAGACACACTGCCTATTCTCGAAGAACGGCAGTTTAAGAACCACCTCTGTTCGAAGCACAGTGGACCTAGTTGGCTCCAGGAAGTGGTTACCTCTGCATTATTTCTTCAGAGTGAATCTGTAACATCAAGGTGTTAACCATGAGAACTGAGTGAACTCTATGGTCCAATGTAAGTGCAACATATGTAGTGTGTTagccatatatatttttattattataatttgctGTCATTTTTTTATAAAGGACTATGGGTAATCGTGCAATTTTGGTTGTTTCAGAAGTAGAGAATAATGGGAAATCCTAGTTGAAACCAGTAGACCTGGCAGGAGCACATTTTCTTATCTGGGGGCCCTAAGCAGACATCATCACGGGCATTCGGGTGTTGCTGATTTATTGAACCATGTTCCATCTTTCCAAAGTGTACTGGGGCCATTAATTCACTTTCGCTAAATGGGTTGTCATAAACAATTCTGCTAAATTTCTGGTATTTCCAGTATGGTGCAGTCTTTGCTTTGCCTTAATCTTAAGTGTATAAagtagggttgccaactttggtcaaatTTTCAATTTGAAACAAGTCTGGACTCACATTTACATGAAAGCAAACCATttaattaccttgtaaatagtctgtagggtttacaAACTACCCAGCACTTTTGAAGTAGTTcattttaggtttgtaatggaTTAATATAGATACGTTGTAAAAATTCTAGTGTGAGTGTGAGAATCTGACAGCTGGATGCACGAGTGTGCGTGCCCAAAAATAAGAACATGGCAGCTTATCTAGTCCTCAGGGTGGCCAACTTTGATGCATCTGGCGAAACACTCATGCTTCCTGACTCACACACTCAAGCAAgcaatcttatggcaaatctatattattccattataagccTAAAATTAGATATATCAAAAGCACGGGGTGGTCGGCAAATCCTACAGACTAATTACAAggtaaaactgttacatgcatgtaaatgtgtgcagagttgtccCGAAATAAAAATCTCACACTAGCCAGCTCATCAAAGTTGGTAACAAAGTTGGTAAGTCCTATAATTAAAAATGTTGTAAAACATGTatccaaatggaaaataaaccttctcatattacattatatattttttttacttttgaatATATGTAGGCCGAATATATATGCACTTTTGCCTTCCCCAGTATATTAACAGGGTGAAATTACCGAGAGGGGAGCGGGTGGGGGCGACACGAGAACACGGACCTCCTTCCGTGTTTAGTAAAAATAGCTCCACTTCCAGAATTTGGGCGAAGGCCCCGCTGTTTCCTGACCCAAGTTTGGTGAAAAAGTTAATCGTAATacgaaaagcaaaaaaacaggaaaacgtGTTCGTCGCTCAGGTTTGGCGCCAGATGTGTAAATATGAGAGAAAGCGAGGCTAAGTCGCCCGTGTGTTACAGTAAATGTGTGGCTTCTCGGGACACCGAAACAGATTAATGTGGGCTTTTCGGGAACCGATGCGGCTTTGTTTGGATTTGGTTGCACTTTTCGTCAGGACCCGCTGCTGCGTTATATATTTGCCCTGTTGTGCACGATGAATATTTCTTGCGGTGAATGCCAGACACAGAAAATGTCCGTGATTAGTGAGAAGCGGTTCCTAGCGCAGAAAGCCGATATACAGGCGGACACGGGCTGCGGCGTCGAGCAGAAATACACCGCGGCGGACGGGGATATCGCCCTTAGGGGTTCCAAGGCAGTGTGTCGAGTCTGTAAGCACTTTTATCGCGACCCCAaaatttttccatgtttgcacACGTTTTGCTCCGAGTGCATTCGCCAGCTAGAGCCCTTCTCCGTACTCGGCATTAATGGTAAAAGCATTTTCCCCGAAGAGTCGTACCTCCGCGACCAGCACACCGTCACCGTGTTGTGCCCCGAGTGTGACTCCGAGGTGGATCTGCCACCGTCCGGGGTGGACGCCCTACCCACGGATCATCTGGCCCTCGATGAGGTTTTCTTGGAGTCTCTGCTGAAGGAAGACTGCGAGCTAGTGTGTGACCTGTGCGGCGAGGGCGACGCCGAAAACCGCTGCGAAGTGTGCTGCGCCAATCTGTGTGAATTCTGCTACCAGGCGCACAGGTATTATCATCGTCATTATTATCAATAATATTGTACTGCTTATTTAATACTTGATGTTTCAACATAATCCCCATATGACGGTTTGGGTGATTAGATAAGTGTGTCGTACacttacagtaaactggtttcATTTGCAGAttacaccaaggtgggtggagtAGTAGATACTAAACTAGCAGAACAGAGGCTACAActggatcttgatttaattagtgactgggctgacacctggcagatgaaatttaacatagataaatgtaaggtaatccatacagggagcagaaatataaagtacagatattttatgggttccactgaaataaaggcaactgattatgagaaagatcttggtgtgtatgttaatgcttccatgtcccactcttgccagtgtggggaagcaataagaAAGGcaaataggatgttgggttatatctgtaggtgtgtggagtttaagtcaagggaagtgatgctacgattatataattccttgataagaccccacctagaatattgtgtgcaggtttggtcaccataccttaagaaagACATTGctaccttggaaagggtgcaacagagggctatgagaatgattcctggtcttaggggAATGTcgtatgaggagaggttagctcagctgaatctgttcagccttgagCTAAGGAGACTgaaggggggacatgattctaacaggtctgaatgctgttcagccaaatggctactttaatattagttgaaatactagaacttgtggccaaaggtggaaattagcaggagaacattttaaacactTCCTTACACAGTATgttgagtatggaatagtcttcctgctagtgtagtgcaagctaaaaccctgggttgcTTTTAATCAgcgctagataagattttaacaactctgagctattagttaagttctccccaaacaagcttgatgggctgaatggcctcctctcatttgtaaatttcttatgttcttatgttgtgTGGCATATTTGCATGACTATTCGGGAGCAGCGTgtagctctgtgggctaagcctgtgtgcctgtaaacaGAAGGTCGTAGGTTCAAACCCCGCCTCAGActgtggctccttgagcaaggcccttaactcccagctccctgggcgccgctacgggtggcagcccttcgcagacaacttcctctatgaaaaaagagcaagttgtgggaggcgtaaagacaatttccctacggggacaataaaagtatcgattattctTGATGGATTATTAGTACACCTGCAGATGCTGAAATGCATCATAGGGCAAAGTGGTATTTATTGACTTGGTCTGTTTAGGGCTGCTGGCGATTAAGCAGCTGGATTTTTCACTGAGGTTGTTGGTTCGGATCCTGCAAATGATGAACTGCTTAATCTTCCGCAGTCTATGGTCTAACCATCATTTCTGGCCTTTTGCCTCCAGAAGGCAGAAGAAGACCTCGTCTCACTGGGTGGAGCGGCTTCAGGACCTGAAGGCCCGGGGCCACGTCCCACGGGTTGCGCTGTGCCGCCTGCACCCTGGCAAGCGGTTGCAGCTTTTCTGTGAGCAGTGTGACACCGTGGTTTGCCGGGAGTGTGCCTCAGCTAACCACTGGGGGCACCAGTGCAGCCCCACCCAGGAGGCAGCCAGCCGCTCTGCAGAGCACATCCGGCAGCTGACAGGAAGCATGCAGCCGCACCTGGGCCGGCTAGAGGAGGCGCTGAAGTGGGTGGATGACTCCCAGCATTCCCTGCAGGCGCAGGTGGACGCAGTGGCACAGGAGGTCCGGGCATTCGGCCGAGGCTATGCCCGTGCCATTGAGACCCACTGTCTGGTGTTGCTACAACGGCTGGAGGATGTGCGCCTGCAGCGCAGAAATGTACtacacctgcagggggcgcagcTGAGACAAGCGCTGGCCGACGCACGGGGTGCGGTGGATTTTGCAGAGCGGCTGCTGGAATGTGGATCCGATGTGGGTGTGCTGAGTGCCTGCATGGTGACGGTGTGCAGgctggagaggctggcagaggcaAATGGGAATGAGCCTCTGTGTGTGGCAGCTGCTGACAGCAGCAACATTTGCTTCCTGCCCCAGGAGAGCGGAGGGCAGGTGGCGGGTTACCCTGTGCTGGGGGTCATCCATGCGAAGACTGTGGATCCCAGCAAGTGTGTCATCCAGGGTGAAGGTGAGGCTAATACCAGTCATGGTTGTGGTTTGTCAGTATTCTTCAGCAGGCCGGTACCACCTTGATGCTGCTGCAGGGCAGAGTTATTGGCCCTGCTTACACGCTTTGTACACTCAGTATTAGCAGCCAATAGTTCTGACcgcagtgcatcatgggaaatgcacAGGCTGGCTGCAGTGGCACCAGGTATCAGAATTCCACTGCTGGCTTTTTGTGAGTGTCTCTCCCTGTTGTCCTGTAGTCTTTTTGGGGTAGATGCAGTTTAAATGTTTTGCTGGTCTCTGGGTTTCGCATACCTAGGTGTGGCACAGTTTGTCGCCCTGTTTTCTCACACCTCCATGGTTTGGGGTTCGAGTCTCATCTCCATTCTGTATGGGTGTAGTCTGCATCTGGGGCGATGTGTGGCTCTGTAGCTTAGGACATTGTGCTCATGATTGGAAGCTGCCTGGTTCAGATCCATAGTCAGCAAAGGGGTTTCACTTATTGCATCCAGAGCAAGTCCGTAAAGCAAGATTCAGGGATTGTCTGACTCAGTTTTGATCCAAAGtgagaaaacaaaataaataaatgtaaatgccaGTTCAGACCTCAGGAGGTGGAGCTGCTAGACTGTTTAACCTAATGTTTACCTGGGGCACCGACAAAGAATTTCTATTTCCTGGAAGGATATCAGCTAGGAGACCTCTTCATACAAGCCAGGGAAGCTGCTAGTCAGGCTTAACAGGTGTTTAATGTTTGTTTCTGTCAGCATAGTAAAGCAAGCAGTGTTTCAATTCCTGGAGACTAAAACAGTACAAAATTCCATTCACCTGTGAATCATTTGCAAACTGTGTGTCCCCTCTGCAGGTTCAGTGCAGACTTCTCACATATATCATATTTGTATACAGCAGAAATAAAGTTGGGCAGCACATCGGCTCAGGGGGGTTAGAGGATCAGATCCCATTCCCACCCTGTTTGTGTAAAGTTGGCTCGTGTGGGTTTCCTAACAAAGTCTAAAACCATGATGGAATTGGATGACTGGAtgcccctgtgcttcctgggattggTCCCAGACTTCCTGTGACCCTCTACTGTAAAAGCAGATAAAGGCGGAAGATAAAAATGCAGATATTAATGGAATTACTCCTTATCTTTATTACAAGAAACCTGATTATTAAAGGGGCTGTTCCCTTAACAGTATGCGTTTAATGGTgtattgttttaaatgcaagctgTGCTTGAGTGCTGGACTCCTCAGCCAGAGGACACCAGCTGTGCTGGCCCTTTATGTGACAGGTGTTGAGTATTTCATTGTTATGGGCGGGGGTAGTGTAATGATAGGCTAACCTTGAAACCTGTCTCCAGGCCATCAGTGTGGCTGGGAAGGGCAGCGCGGCGAGTTCACCCTGCTGTGCAGGGATACAGCCGGGGAGACCATGGCCCGGGGTGGAGACACAGTGCTGGTCAGCATTGTCCACAAGGAGAGGAGAAACTGGTGAGTTTTCCCACGAATCGAGAGCTGACCAGCATTGGCAGAGTTGGCCCTGCTCAATTAGTTTGATCTGCACTGATTTGCTCTTTAAGTGCAAGGAAGGTACATACTACCAGTGTAACTGTTTTTCTTGTTCCTTGTTAGTTGTGTTTACTTTGTGTTCATCAATAAAGTAATAAGAATTTATTTGGAGGAGTTTAAAGTTTCACCAACCCTAGGATTTGGTTCATAGTGTAATGGATAAAACTTTTATACTAGTCAGTTTGGAACTGACTGCAATACATGGAGAGCTTCATATTTTCTCTGCTGTCATTGTTTTGAATCCCTGGTTGTGCCTCTCAGCATGGTGGAAGCCAAGGTGGTAGATAACGGCGACGGATCCTACCGTGTATCCTACACACCCTCGGAGCCTGGCTCCTACTCTGTGTGGATCTGCGTCAAAGCTCAACACATTAAGGTATCTTGTGCTGGGCTTGAAGTGGGTCAGCGTTCAGTGTGCTTAATGACCATCTGTCAGATATGCTGGTCCAGAGCAACGTTCAGTATTTCTGTCATTATATATTTCCTATTCTAGCCTGAAAAAGGATCATATGTCAAAAATGAATGCAAAGAATATTAACATTGTATAAACAGTGATAATTAACAGTAACCCTCTAACAGGAATACaagcaaatgtgtgtgtgtgtgatttcagGGCTCACCTTTTGTCCTGACAGTGAAGAGGAAGGTACGCAAACACCGCGGTGTGTTTCACTGCTGCTCCTTCTGCTCCAGTGGTGGTGCTAAAGAGGCCCGATGTGGCTGTGGGGGGTCAATGCCAGGTAAACCTTTGAAGGTGGTACGCTTGAGGGGTGGGTCCCATTTGATGTTTGCCTAGGCAAGGGGAGAGTATTCTGATTTTTCCAGTTTCCCATTTTTCAAGGTTGTTTTCATTATGCATGCATTCTGCCTTCAGGCGGATACCAGGGCTGCGGACACGGACACCCGGGCCACCCAGGCAGGGCTCACTGGTCGTGTTGTGGTAGCACAGTGGAAGCCTCCGAGTGCCTAGGGGGCAGCATTGAGACAGGTTCCGCCCGTAACACCATCAGGACTGTGGACCTCTGAGAGCTCCACCGAAGCTTCAGCCTTTGGTTTATGATCAATTGGTCTTGCCGCAATAGGGTGATAATCATTTAAATCGGTTTTACCAAAGTTTCCAGTTGCAACAGCACAGACACTTGTACTCACACCTGCTTCCAAGCAGTTCATGGAGAAAAAAAGGCTCTCTTGgatttttttactgtttttttttttacacttctgatttttaacacattcAGCATATTCTTTTACCAGTACTGTGGTCTGCTATACATATTTTTACTAATGTCTTAAATAATATTCATGTGTCTCTCCTTGACATTACCAGtgctcaaaaataccacttTCGCATGTACTTGATTGTCGGATATTTAACTATACTGATATTTGAGAGGTAAAATGTTCTGATGCATGTCACTTATCATGCTGGACTGTTATGATACACCTAAGTGCCTTAATTTTCTATagatgtttttctttaaataaaaccaCACATACCTGCATATATGGTGTTTGGCTGCCTTTGCTTCTCAGAAGTTCTATTGATGCTGAACTTTGTGCCCATAATCCTTGTAATCCTTTCAGATGTATTGCTGTATACCAGCTCATGCGTATATAAATTGACATTTGATACATCATTCCATCAGTCTTTTTGAGTTTTTGGTGTGAAGCAGTAGTTCTGATTGGCCTACTGTGGTTTTGCGAGTTCTaaacactagatggcagtattttatagtacaGTATAGTAGAGATGGAAGTCACAATAGTTTCAATTGTTTTAAACAGAAATATTACTTaatttatttgttaaatttttGCCATGACTGTATATAAAGTGTATAAAGAGAactttctatatttttaaacaaatcagcAGTTGGATTAGCTGTGCAACCTTTGTAGGGTTCAGATATCACCTCATGCTGCCAGTAGCCACACTGActagccaaatgcaaaactagtgaaaaaacaatcagaaaaaatgaggagggaaaaagtcagtggcctccacctgttaaaccttTCCAGTTTCGGGGGTTGTCTCATTGTTGGCCCTCTAGTGCATCTGttattaatttcattaacaccaaagcagctgaaactgattaacaaccccctccgctaaTTAACTTTAAATTTTAAAGTGTTACTTTTtttgcgctgtgtgtgtgtgtgtgtgtgtgtgtgtgtgtgtgtgtgtgtgtgtgtgtgtgtgtgtgtgtatatatatatacacatatatacacatatatatgtgtatatgtatatgtgtgtgttcctCTATTATTTGTGATGTCCTTCCAGCATATCCGCCCTTCTgtgtcctgtgtgccctgctctaCCACACTCTGCCATCAGAagcagcacctgcctgccaaccACACTTAGACTCGAACCTTAAAATTTCTACAGTGTGAATTAGGATTTTGCCATCttgttcatttgacttcctctgctggccCTTGGAGGTTGGGCTTTCCTTCTGAGTCTGATTCCTCCCAGGGGTTTTTCCTTCTAAGGAGTTTGCAACCACTGGCTTGCTCACCGGGGTTTTGGGATGGGATAATGTAAAGCTTTATGAGGCATTGTAATGTGAAAATGTGctgaaattgaattgaacttAATAATTTTTCCCCATATCTCAGGTTAATTTATATTACTGTAACAAAGCTAATGATTTCATCTAAGTTTGACCCAACATAAAATGATGTCTTTTAGAATGAAGTGATAAATCAATGAATGTGTCCTCACATAAAATGCAACATTACAGTATACTGGGGCTCAGTAAATTTTAACTTGCTGCACATTGTAGAGGAGGCCATCTGTTGTTTAGGCTTTTGTCCAATTAGCCATTTGTGACCCGTGCTGGCACAATGAGTCGTAATGCGCACAGGCTAATTATAAGCTAGAGTCAAAAATGTCAAAGGTAATTTTCATCGAAATTCAGATTTTCCCAAAAATGAGTCCATTAAGGCATCATCTATCGATTCCAATAatcaaaatagcaaataaataccTTGAACCATCATAATTTGAATGTTTTATATGGGCTTTGACTTCAGAAATTAGTCCTTTATCTTAAATTTTCTTAGAAAATCTGTGTTTTTCTCCACTCGCTTGCGGCATGACTGGGAATTGCCCCACCGATTGTTTGCCCCACCGTGAAGCGAGGCTCGCCTAATTTCTAAGAATTTGCATAGAATTTCCAATGAAATCACTCTGAACCAATACAACTTGATTTTATAAAGCCCTGTTGATGTACAAAAAAGTGGCTTGTTGCTAGCCAACATCTATGCTAGCGTTGTAACGTTGTAATTTTTGTGCTGTTACAAGCACCTTAAGGTTATGGTTGCTATGGTGTTTTGATTTGgaacattcagaaaactttaaactgatttttctcAAAATTGACTTTTCCAAATTTGCTGACTTCTAACGGATGTAactcagtcatttttttgtCTGATTCCAACAAACCATACATCATTTTGAAGGTTTTAAAAAGGAGaatctaaaaataataataactccattttgaaaatttcttcattccgactcattttgccagcacgGGTCACATTTGTGGATGATGGCAAAGCCATACCAGACAAAAAGTAACTAACTAGAGTACTATGCAAAagccttaggcagtcaaagaaaattttTATAGATATTTATCTTGGCAGTACATGTATTTTTACTCAGAAAAAACAATGAACAACACATGAAAAATGAATGAGAATTTCATCTCTCCTCCAAAAAGGTTCTGATATCTTCATGGATGGTTAGAAAAGCTGCTTGGTTACCAAACCTCTCcttaggggcacctcagccattctatGTGTTCATTAAATTtctccaccagctcaattaattaacttCATTTATTAAATAATTCAATGGGGTATTAATTAGCCAAATAAGGTGGGGTAGAGGTCGAGTAAcaaaatacatgggtgtattggacGGTTGCTGTGGTATTTTAgatgttttgaaatggctaagctgacatgcTTTGACAAACatgtcatagttttacaccaacatgaagatctttTAAACATTCTTTTctgtgactgcctaagacttttgcacagtactgtctgTTGACCAATCAATCAAAATGTTTACTGTATTAAACCATTAGGCCAAATTCAGTCAAATGGCTCATCAAGTATGACAGGGTAAGCTTAAAAGAGAGAGCTCTTACTATTGCTTGGTAACCACCCCCCACATCCCAATTCAAAAATCTCTCCTTCACCcctttgtgtatatatgtatataattttatattattaattatatCTGTACATCATTACACCAGATGGTTGGTGCTAGGATGATGACTAATGAATCACTCAGTGAAAAATTTGACTCTCCAGATGAATCAGTGTGTTTGCCGAGACCATTTCATTCGCTAAAATGAATTGTTAAAAAATAAGGAATTTTTCACAAATTACATAAGTTTGTTGTACAGGAACCTGTCTATGagggtatgtgtttgtgtgtctgaggtgtgtggtggggggaggcATGGATTGTTCAAATTTTGCTACTACATACAGTCATGGCCGAAATTATAGGCACCCCTGgaatttttccagaaaatgcaccatttctccaagaaaattgttgcaattagaaATGTTTTGGTATACACATGTTCATTTCCTTTATGTGCATTGGATCAACACAAAGAAACAGAGAAAAAAAGCCAGATTTGATATTTCACACAGAACTCCAAAAATGGGCCggacaaaattattggcaccTTTTCAAAATTGTGGATAAATCGTTTTATTTCAAGCATATGATGCTCGTTTGAACTCACCTGTGGCAAGAAACAGGTGCTGGCAATATAGCAATCACACCTGAAGCCAGTTAAAATGGACAAAAGTTGACCCAACCTttctgctgtgtctgtgtgccacacTAAGCATGGAGAACAGAAAGAAGAGCAGAGTATtgtctgaggacttgagaacaaaCATTGTGGAAAAATATCAACAATCTCAAGCCCACAAATCCATCTCCAGAGATCTTCATGTTCCTTTGTCCACTGTGCGCAACATAATGAAGAAGTTCACAACACATGGCACTGTAGCTAATCTCCTTGGACGTGGATGGAAGAGAAAATTTCATAAAAGACTGCAGCGCGGGATAGTCTGAATGTTGGATAAACAGTCCCAATCAACTTTTAAAGAAAATCAAGCTGTTTTGCAGACTCAGGGTGCGTCAGCTCGAACTATCCGTCGACATCTGAACTAAATGAAACGCTATGGCAGGAGACCCAGGACGACCCCACTGCTGACATAGAAActtaaaaaagccagactggagtTTGCCAAAATGTACTTGCGGAAGCCAAAATCCTTCTGGGAGAACATCTTGTGGACAGATGAGACCAAGGTAGTGCTTTTTGGTAAAGCTCATCATTCTActgtttacagaaaatggaatgAGGCCTACGAAGAAAAGAACACAGAACCTACAGTCAACATAGTGGAGGTTCTAAGATGTTTTGGGGATGTTTTGCTGCCTCTGGAACTGGATGCCTTGACTGTGTACAAGGCATTATGAAGTCTGAAGACTACCAAAAGATTTTGGGGTGCAAAAAAGTGTCAGAAAGTTGGATCTGCGTCAGAGGTCATGGGtgttccagcaggacaatgatccCAAATATACCACTAAAAGCACCCAAAAATGGTTGAAGATAAAGTGCTGGAGAGTTCTGAAGTGGTCAGCAATGAGTCCGGATCTAAATCCGCTTGAACGCTTATGGAGAGATCTCAAAATTTCTGTGGGGAGaaggcacccttcaaacctgagagaccttgagcag
Coding sequences within:
- the trim45 gene encoding tripartite motif-containing protein 45 — protein: MNISCGECQTQKMSVISEKRFLAQKADIQADTGCGVEQKYTAADGDIALRGSKAVCRVCKHFYRDPKIFPCLHTFCSECIRQLEPFSVLGINGKSIFPEESYLRDQHTVTVLCPECDSEVDLPPSGVDALPTDHLALDEVFLESLLKEDCELVCDLCGEGDAENRCEVCCANLCEFCYQAHRRQKKTSSHWVERLQDLKARGHVPRVALCRLHPGKRLQLFCEQCDTVVCRECASANHWGHQCSPTQEAASRSAEHIRQLTGSMQPHLGRLEEALKWVDDSQHSLQAQVDAVAQEVRAFGRGYARAIETHCLVLLQRLEDVRLQRRNVLHLQGAQLRQALADARGAVDFAERLLECGSDVGVLSACMVTVCRLERLAEANGNEPLCVAAADSSNICFLPQESGGQVAGYPVLGVIHAKTVDPSKCVIQGEGHQCGWEGQRGEFTLLCRDTAGETMARGGDTVLVSIVHKERRNCMVEAKVVDNGDGSYRVSYTPSEPGSYSVWICVKAQHIKGSPFVLTVKRKVRKHRGVFHCCSFCSSGGAKEARCGCGGSMPGGYQGCGHGHPGHPGRAHWSCCGSTVEASECLGGSIETGSARNTIRTVDL